A part of Neovison vison isolate M4711 chromosome 6, ASM_NN_V1, whole genome shotgun sequence genomic DNA contains:
- the DPPA4 gene encoding developmental pluripotency-associated protein 4 isoform X3, which translates to MEKAKGKKNSTKSGEHSLAGLSEPASEEAREKQKASGEPKLQKTSASGTKRKRSMKEDKEKKEEGSGKVRLRKKIPVPPLPSKLPPANMLHRDVLRAWCQQLKLSTKGQKLDVYKRICEYAYPDQQKNIPVTAEEAKILSESQRRSKMEQGEMSLEGFGKRMLCLPPGPELQAGLARWRPWNRHRRPTESCSRPRMGRGVRWCVVHGKSLPADTEGWVHLQFHAGQAWVPEKRGRVCALFLLPACNFPPPHLEDNMLCPRCVRRNKVLMKSLQ; encoded by the exons AAAGCAAAAGGCAAAAAG AACTCCACGAAGTCGGGGGAGCACTCTCTGGCTGGCCTATCCGAACCAGCATCAGAAGAagccagagagaagcagaaggctTCCGGTGAACCAAAGTTGCAAAAAACCTCCGCCAGCGGGACCAAACGGAAAAGATCCATGAAAGAAGACAAAG aaaagaaggaagaaggcagtGGAAAAGTAAGACTTCGGAAGAAAATCCCAGTTCCTCCATTACCTTCGAAATTGCCGCCCGCCAACATGCTTCACCGAGACGTCCTGCGGGCCTGGTGCCAGCAACTCAAGCTGAGCACCAAAGGCCAG AAACTGGACGTATATAAGAGAATCTGCGAATATGCTTACCCTGATCAACAG AAGAATATTCCTGTCACCGCAGAGGAGGCCAAGATTCTCTCAGAGTCACAAAGAAGATCAAAGATGGAGCAGGGGGAAATGTCTCTGGAAGGTTTCGGAAAAAGG ATGCTGTGTTTGCCTCCTGGTCCAGAATTGCAGGCAGGGCTGGCAAGATGGAGACCGTGGAATCGCCACAGGAGGCCCACG GAGTCCTGCTCCAGACCTAGGATGGGCAGAG gTGTCAGGTGGTGTGTGGTCCATGGAAAAAGTCTTCCTGCAGACACAGAAGGTTGGGTTCACCTGCAATTCCATGCAGGACAAGCCTGGGTGCCTGAAAAACGGGGAAGAGTATGTGCCCTGTTTTTGCTACCAGCCTGCAATTTTCCACCCCCACACTTGGAGGACAATATGCTGTGCCCCAGATGTGTTCGGAG GAATAAGGTGTTAATGAAAAGCCTCCAGTGA
- the DPPA4 gene encoding developmental pluripotency-associated protein 4 isoform X1, producing the protein MEKAKGKKNSTKSGEHSLAGLSEPASEEAREKQKASGEPKLQKTSASGTKRKRSMKEDKEKKEEGSGKVRLRKKIPVPPLPSKLPPANMLHRDVLRAWCQQLKLSTKGQKLDVYKRICEYAYPDQQKNIPVTAEEAKILSESQRRSKMEQGEMSLEGFGKRVSSEGTYPPEVAAPPEGGAPTPMGSGALLEGVDTVVVTTSAPDAVFASWSRIAGRAGKMETVESPQEAHGVRWCVVHGKSLPADTEGWVHLQFHAGQAWVPEKRGRVCALFLLPACNFPPPHLEDNMLCPRCVRRNKVLMKSLQ; encoded by the exons AAAGCAAAAGGCAAAAAG AACTCCACGAAGTCGGGGGAGCACTCTCTGGCTGGCCTATCCGAACCAGCATCAGAAGAagccagagagaagcagaaggctTCCGGTGAACCAAAGTTGCAAAAAACCTCCGCCAGCGGGACCAAACGGAAAAGATCCATGAAAGAAGACAAAG aaaagaaggaagaaggcagtGGAAAAGTAAGACTTCGGAAGAAAATCCCAGTTCCTCCATTACCTTCGAAATTGCCGCCCGCCAACATGCTTCACCGAGACGTCCTGCGGGCCTGGTGCCAGCAACTCAAGCTGAGCACCAAAGGCCAG AAACTGGACGTATATAAGAGAATCTGCGAATATGCTTACCCTGATCAACAG AAGAATATTCCTGTCACCGCAGAGGAGGCCAAGATTCTCTCAGAGTCACAAAGAAGATCAAAGATGGAGCAGGGGGAAATGTCTCTGGAAGGTTTCGGAAAAAGGGTATCTTCAGAAGGGACCTACCCTCCTGAGGTGGCTGCTCCCCCGGAGGGTGGGGCACCCACCCCTATGGGGTCTGGTGCTCTCCTGGAGGGAGTCGATACCGTTGTTGTGACAACTTCGGCCCCAGATGCTGTGTTTGCCTCCTGGTCCAGAATTGCAGGCAGGGCTGGCAAGATGGAGACCGTGGAATCGCCACAGGAGGCCCACG gTGTCAGGTGGTGTGTGGTCCATGGAAAAAGTCTTCCTGCAGACACAGAAGGTTGGGTTCACCTGCAATTCCATGCAGGACAAGCCTGGGTGCCTGAAAAACGGGGAAGAGTATGTGCCCTGTTTTTGCTACCAGCCTGCAATTTTCCACCCCCACACTTGGAGGACAATATGCTGTGCCCCAGATGTGTTCGGAG GAATAAGGTGTTAATGAAAAGCCTCCAGTGA
- the DPPA4 gene encoding developmental pluripotency-associated protein 4 isoform X2 yields the protein MGEENLQNSTKSGEHSLAGLSEPASEEAREKQKASGEPKLQKTSASGTKRKRSMKEDKEKKEEGSGKVRLRKKIPVPPLPSKLPPANMLHRDVLRAWCQQLKLSTKGQKLDVYKRICEYAYPDQQKNIPVTAEEAKILSESQRRSKMEQGEMSLEGFGKRVSSEGTYPPEVAAPPEGGAPTPMGSGALLEGVDTVVVTTSAPDAVFASWSRIAGRAGKMETVESPQEAHGVRWCVVHGKSLPADTEGWVHLQFHAGQAWVPEKRGRVCALFLLPACNFPPPHLEDNMLCPRCVRRNKVLMKSLQ from the exons ATGGGGGAAGAAAATCTTCAG AACTCCACGAAGTCGGGGGAGCACTCTCTGGCTGGCCTATCCGAACCAGCATCAGAAGAagccagagagaagcagaaggctTCCGGTGAACCAAAGTTGCAAAAAACCTCCGCCAGCGGGACCAAACGGAAAAGATCCATGAAAGAAGACAAAG aaaagaaggaagaaggcagtGGAAAAGTAAGACTTCGGAAGAAAATCCCAGTTCCTCCATTACCTTCGAAATTGCCGCCCGCCAACATGCTTCACCGAGACGTCCTGCGGGCCTGGTGCCAGCAACTCAAGCTGAGCACCAAAGGCCAG AAACTGGACGTATATAAGAGAATCTGCGAATATGCTTACCCTGATCAACAG AAGAATATTCCTGTCACCGCAGAGGAGGCCAAGATTCTCTCAGAGTCACAAAGAAGATCAAAGATGGAGCAGGGGGAAATGTCTCTGGAAGGTTTCGGAAAAAGGGTATCTTCAGAAGGGACCTACCCTCCTGAGGTGGCTGCTCCCCCGGAGGGTGGGGCACCCACCCCTATGGGGTCTGGTGCTCTCCTGGAGGGAGTCGATACCGTTGTTGTGACAACTTCGGCCCCAGATGCTGTGTTTGCCTCCTGGTCCAGAATTGCAGGCAGGGCTGGCAAGATGGAGACCGTGGAATCGCCACAGGAGGCCCACG gTGTCAGGTGGTGTGTGGTCCATGGAAAAAGTCTTCCTGCAGACACAGAAGGTTGGGTTCACCTGCAATTCCATGCAGGACAAGCCTGGGTGCCTGAAAAACGGGGAAGAGTATGTGCCCTGTTTTTGCTACCAGCCTGCAATTTTCCACCCCCACACTTGGAGGACAATATGCTGTGCCCCAGATGTGTTCGGAG GAATAAGGTGTTAATGAAAAGCCTCCAGTGA
- the DPPA4 gene encoding developmental pluripotency-associated protein 4 isoform X4: protein MEKAKGKKNSTKSGEHSLAGLSEPASEEAREKQKASGEPKLQKTSASGTKRKRSMKEDKEKKEEGSGKVRLRKKIPVPPLPSKLPPANMLHRDVLRAWCQQLKLSTKGQKLDVYKRICEYAYPDQQKNIPVTAEEAKILSESQRRSKMEQGEMSLEGFGKRMLCLPPGPELQAGLARWRPWNRHRRPTVSGGVWSMEKVFLQTQKVGFTCNSMQDKPGCLKNGEEYVPCFCYQPAIFHPHTWRTICCAPDVFGGIRC from the exons AAAGCAAAAGGCAAAAAG AACTCCACGAAGTCGGGGGAGCACTCTCTGGCTGGCCTATCCGAACCAGCATCAGAAGAagccagagagaagcagaaggctTCCGGTGAACCAAAGTTGCAAAAAACCTCCGCCAGCGGGACCAAACGGAAAAGATCCATGAAAGAAGACAAAG aaaagaaggaagaaggcagtGGAAAAGTAAGACTTCGGAAGAAAATCCCAGTTCCTCCATTACCTTCGAAATTGCCGCCCGCCAACATGCTTCACCGAGACGTCCTGCGGGCCTGGTGCCAGCAACTCAAGCTGAGCACCAAAGGCCAG AAACTGGACGTATATAAGAGAATCTGCGAATATGCTTACCCTGATCAACAG AAGAATATTCCTGTCACCGCAGAGGAGGCCAAGATTCTCTCAGAGTCACAAAGAAGATCAAAGATGGAGCAGGGGGAAATGTCTCTGGAAGGTTTCGGAAAAAGG ATGCTGTGTTTGCCTCCTGGTCCAGAATTGCAGGCAGGGCTGGCAAGATGGAGACCGTGGAATCGCCACAGGAGGCCCACG gTGTCAGGTGGTGTGTGGTCCATGGAAAAAGTCTTCCTGCAGACACAGAAGGTTGGGTTCACCTGCAATTCCATGCAGGACAAGCCTGGGTGCCTGAAAAACGGGGAAGAGTATGTGCCCTGTTTTTGCTACCAGCCTGCAATTTTCCACCCCCACACTTGGAGGACAATATGCTGTGCCCCAGATGTGTTCGGAG GAATAAGGTGTTAA
- the DPPA4 gene encoding developmental pluripotency-associated protein 4 isoform X5 — protein sequence MEKAKGKKNSTKSGEHSLAGLSEPASEEAREKQKASGEPKLQKTSASGTKRKRSMKEDKEKKEEGSGKVRLRKKIPVPPLPSKLPPANMLHRDVLRAWCQQLKLSTKGQKLDVYKRICEYAYPDQQKNIPVTAEEAKILSESQRRSKMEQGEMSLEGFGKRVSSEGTYPPEVAAPPEGGAPTPMGSGALLEGVDTVVVTTSAPDAVFASWSRIAGRAGKMETVESPQEAHGIQRARSKISCLSLSLGSSKVC from the exons AAAGCAAAAGGCAAAAAG AACTCCACGAAGTCGGGGGAGCACTCTCTGGCTGGCCTATCCGAACCAGCATCAGAAGAagccagagagaagcagaaggctTCCGGTGAACCAAAGTTGCAAAAAACCTCCGCCAGCGGGACCAAACGGAAAAGATCCATGAAAGAAGACAAAG aaaagaaggaagaaggcagtGGAAAAGTAAGACTTCGGAAGAAAATCCCAGTTCCTCCATTACCTTCGAAATTGCCGCCCGCCAACATGCTTCACCGAGACGTCCTGCGGGCCTGGTGCCAGCAACTCAAGCTGAGCACCAAAGGCCAG AAACTGGACGTATATAAGAGAATCTGCGAATATGCTTACCCTGATCAACAG AAGAATATTCCTGTCACCGCAGAGGAGGCCAAGATTCTCTCAGAGTCACAAAGAAGATCAAAGATGGAGCAGGGGGAAATGTCTCTGGAAGGTTTCGGAAAAAGGGTATCTTCAGAAGGGACCTACCCTCCTGAGGTGGCTGCTCCCCCGGAGGGTGGGGCACCCACCCCTATGGGGTCTGGTGCTCTCCTGGAGGGAGTCGATACCGTTGTTGTGACAACTTCGGCCCCAGATGCTGTGTTTGCCTCCTGGTCCAGAATTGCAGGCAGGGCTGGCAAGATGGAGACCGTGGAATCGCCACAGGAGGCCCACG GAATTCAAAGAGCACGCTCTAAAATCAGCTGCCTGAGCTTAAGCCTGGGATCTTCTAAAGTCTGTTAA